In one Heteronotia binoei isolate CCM8104 ecotype False Entrance Well chromosome 1, APGP_CSIRO_Hbin_v1, whole genome shotgun sequence genomic region, the following are encoded:
- the LOC132577954 gene encoding golgin subfamily A member 6-like protein 22 gives MDATVDASMSAATPSDIADALANGDQWTPLETRWQMEPLISPSQLELIVKEEKKEDAKEKEQKNTQQAHGINSELEKMRIDFELTALKRQHEENEKQRQHEEKMELMRQQTPSRTISRGEEEQLGSRLDPITEIELEKMRMEFELAKLKHISEENERQRQHERKMYEDKEKQRQHEEKMEQMRQRQGLLRTSSQKASSDSKVEATAETSSVAFTEVGKVRVEVQLAMQIYLPEMNEKTPPCEQKGCKEIPNLEQQVKSSPEDGKPQMPPEQQETDGVTEHLGLQVPRIVVSGAEPVWSTSRLDLAIETELEKRRMEFELTRLKYEHEDNERQRQHEEKMEHLRQQAPPKESE, from the exons GATGCCACTGTTGATGCTTCTATGTCTGCAGCTACCCCCTCTGATATAGCTGATGCTCTAGCTAATGGAGACCAGTGGACACCATTAGAAACCAGGTGGCAAATGGAACCCCTAATCAGCCCTTCGCAACTAGAATTGATTGttaaagaggaaaagaaagaagatgCTAAAGAAAAGGAGCAAAAGAACACCCAGCAGGCCCATGGAATCAATAGTGAACTTGAGAAGATGCGGATAGACTTTGAGCTGACTGCACTGAAGCGCCAGCATGAGGAGAATGAAAAGCAACGGCAACATGAGGAAAAGATGGAGCTGATGCGGCAGCAGACACCATCTAGAACAATATCTAGAGGGGAAGAAGAGCAACTGGGTAGCAGACTAGACCCAATAACAGAGATTGAATTAGAGAAGATGCGCATGGAGTTTGAACTGGCCAAGTTGAAGCATATCTCTGAGGAGAATGAGAGACAGAGGCAGCATGAACGGAAAATGTATGAGGACAAGGAAAAGCAGCGGCAGCATGAAGAGAAAATGGAGCAGATGCGCCAGCGCCAAGGTCTGCTTCGAACATCAAGCCAGAAGGCTTCTTCTGATTCCAAGGTAGAAGCCACTGCTGAGACATCTTCTGTGGCCTTTACTGAAGTAGGGAAGGTGAGAGTAGAGGTCCAGCTGGCCATGCAGATATACCTACCAGAGATGAATGAAAAGACGCCACCATGTGAGCAGAAAGGGTGTAAAGAAATCCCAAACCTTGAGCAGCAAGTGAAAAGTAGCCCTGAGGATGGAAAGCCACAAATGCCACCAGAACAGCAGGAGACTGATGGGGTGACAGAACACCTAGGCCTGCAGGTGCCACGCATCGTGGTAAGTGGGGCAGAACCAGTGTGGTCAACCAGCAGGTTGGACTTAGCCATTGAGACTGAGCTGGAGAAGAGGCGGATGGAGTTTGAACTGACAAGACTGAAATACGAACATGAAGACAACGAACGGCAGCGGCAACATGAGGAAAAGATGGAGCACCTGCGGCAGCAGGCTCCCCCTAAAGAg TCTGAATGA